The Panicum virgatum strain AP13 chromosome 5K, P.virgatum_v5, whole genome shotgun sequence genome has a window encoding:
- the LOC120708806 gene encoding zinc finger protein STOP1 homolog, with amino-acid sequence MEGGMSSLETAMKASSSVASGTARNADPDIQTVRSNSVEQFYFPRPGQSLPGIPPFFGPPSSSLYLPNDNEAKVGNQFEPNLSQSTDWDPQAIVSNLTFLEQKIKQVKDVVLSMSSRENQVAGGSCELAAKQQLITADLTNIIIQLITTAGSLLPSMKNPLSSNPAVRQLSNTLGSPMGFGMNANQRPSVDSKNDIPDIGKASGYEELINSLNTTQDERDDLIKCPNPCGGEGSEPTPMEDHDVKESDDGEHEGENLPPGSYVVLQLEKEEILAPHTHFCLICGKGFKRDANLRMHMRGHGDEYKTAAALAKPTKDSGSDHAPVTRYSCPFVGCKRNKEHKKFQPLKTILCVKNHYKRSHCDKSYTCSRCNTKKFSVIADLKTHEKHCGRDKWLCSCGTTFSRKDKLFGHVALFQGHTPALPMDDVKVSEASEQQQDSEPMNEISRSMGCFTCSSSDGISNLDMKMADDARGYYSPLSFDPCFGALDDFTRPGFDISQDPFSFLPSGCSYVQQNGDN; translated from the coding sequence ATGGAAGGCGGGATGTCAAGTTTGGAAACTGCCATGAAAGCTTCTTCATCGGTTGCAAGTGGTACTGCAAGGAATGCTGACCCTGACATACAGACTGTCCGTTCCAATTCAGTAGAGCAGTTTTATTTTCCAAGACCTGGCCAATCTTTGCCAGGCATTCCACCATTCTTTGGGCCTCCTTCCTCCAGTTTGTATCTTCCTAATGACAATGAAGCTAAAGTTGGCAACCAATTTGAACCAAATCTTTCACAGAGTACAGATTGGGACCCGCAAGCTATAGTAAGCAACCTAACTTTCCTTGAGCAGAAGATCAAGCAGGTAAAAGATGTTGTGCTGTCCATGAGCAGCCGAGAGAACCAAGTAGCTGGCGGTTCCTGTGAGCTAGCAGCAAAGCAGCAGCTCATAACTGCTGATCTCACTAACATTATAATCCAGCTTATCACAACTGCTGGTTCGCTGCTCCCTTCAATGAAGAACCCACTTAGCAGCAATCCAGCAGTAAGGCAGCTCAGCAACACTCTTGGTTCTCCTATGGGCTTTGGCATGAATGCTAATCAGCGACCAAGTGTAGACAGCAAGAACGATATTCCTGACATTGGAAAGGCCTCTGGTTACGAGGAACTGATCAATAGCCTTAATACTACCCAAGATGAaagagatgatctgatcaaatGTCCAAATCCTTGTGGTGGGGAAGGGTCTGAACCGACTCCGATGGAAGACCATGATGTAAAGGAGAGTGATGATGGTGAACATGAGGGAGAGAATCTACCCCCTGGTTCTTATGTAGTATTGCAATTGGAAAAGGAGGAGATTTTAGCACCACATACTCATTTCTGCTTGATCTGCGGGAAGGGCTTCAAGAGAGATGCGAACCTAAGGATGCACATGAGGGGCCATGGAGACGAGTACAAGACTGCCGCAGCTCTTGCCAAGCCCACGAAGGATTCTGGTTCAGATCATGCACCAGTTACAAGGTACTCATGCCCATTTGTGGGTTGCAAGCGGAACAAAGAGCACAAGAAGTTCCAACCTCTCAAGACAATCTTGTGTGTGAAGAATCACTACAAGCGAAGCCATTGTGACAAGAGCTACACCTGCAGCCGTTGCAACACTAAAAAGTTTTCTGTGATTGCTGACTTGAAGACTCATGAGAAGCATTGTGGTCGTGACAAGTGGCTCTGTTCTTGCGGAACAACCTTCTCTAGGAAGGACAAGCTTTTCGGGCATGTTGCACTTTTCCAGGGCCACACACCTGCGCTCCCCATGGATGACGTCAAGGTATCAGAAGCATCAGAGCAACAGCAGGACAGCGAGCCTATGAATGAAATTTCGAGGAGCATGGGGTGCTTCACTTGCAGCTCGTCTGATGGCATTTCAAACCTTGACATGAAAATGGCTGATGATGCACGCGGCTATTACTCGCCACTGAGCTTTGATCCTTGCTTTGGCGCACTGGATGACTTTACTCGCCCTGGATTCGACATCTCTCAGGATCCCTTCTCCTTTCTGCCTTCGGGATGCAGTTATGTACAGCAGAATGGAGACAACTGA